A part of Streptomyces sp. NBC_00557 genomic DNA contains:
- a CDS encoding CbiQ family ECF transporter T component, translating into MTPPDRGPAGADRAHAAQPHTGTARAPHGTLVHPGAWWLWALSLGTAATRTTNPLLLALLISASAYVVATHRTDTPAARAYPAFAKLALAVLLVRLLFAAALGSPIPGTHTLLTLPEVPLPHWAQGIRLGGAVTAEALVFAAYDGLKLATLLICVGAANALAGPTRLLKSLPGALYETGVAVVVALTFAPHLIADVQRLRAARRLRGRPDRGLRGLLQVGLPVLEGALERSVALAAAMEARGYGRGARVPARVRRTTAALTLGGLLGVCAGSYGLLTAEGGGYAVPLLLAGVAAALAGLRLGGRRSLRTRYRPDPWDVRAWLVAGSGAAVAALLSLAAARDPEALHPGVVPLVSPGLPLWPAAAVLLALVPAFAVPEKHKEPS; encoded by the coding sequence ATGACTCCGCCTGACCGCGGGCCGGCCGGGGCCGACCGCGCCCACGCGGCTCAGCCGCACACCGGTACGGCCCGCGCTCCTCACGGGACGCTCGTTCATCCCGGCGCCTGGTGGCTCTGGGCGCTGAGCCTCGGCACCGCCGCCACCCGCACCACCAACCCCCTCCTGCTCGCCCTGCTCATATCCGCCTCCGCCTACGTGGTGGCGACGCACCGCACCGACACCCCGGCCGCCCGCGCCTACCCGGCCTTCGCCAAGCTCGCCCTCGCCGTGCTTCTCGTCCGCCTCCTGTTCGCGGCGGCGCTGGGCTCGCCCATCCCCGGCACCCACACCCTGCTCACCCTGCCCGAAGTCCCCCTGCCGCACTGGGCGCAGGGCATCCGGCTGGGCGGCGCGGTCACGGCGGAGGCGCTCGTCTTCGCCGCCTACGACGGCCTCAAGCTGGCCACCCTGCTGATCTGCGTCGGCGCGGCCAACGCCCTCGCCGGCCCGACCCGGCTGCTGAAATCCCTCCCCGGCGCCCTGTACGAGACCGGTGTCGCCGTGGTCGTCGCGCTGACCTTCGCCCCGCATCTCATCGCCGACGTCCAGCGTCTGCGCGCCGCCCGCCGGCTGCGCGGCCGCCCGGACCGGGGCCTGCGCGGCCTGCTCCAGGTCGGACTGCCAGTGCTGGAGGGCGCGTTGGAGCGTTCGGTCGCGCTCGCCGCCGCGATGGAGGCCCGGGGCTACGGCCGCGGTGCCCGGGTTCCCGCACGGGTGCGCCGTACGACGGCCGCGCTCACCCTCGGCGGTCTGCTCGGCGTGTGCGCGGGCAGCTACGGTCTGCTCACCGCGGAGGGCGGCGGCTACGCCGTCCCGCTGCTCCTCGCCGGTGTGGCCGCCGCGCTCGCGGGGCTGCGGCTCGGCGGCCGGCGCTCGCTGCGCACCCGGTACCGGCCCGATCCGTGGGACGTACGGGCCTGGCTGGTGGCCGGCTCCGGCGCCGCGGTCGCCGCGCTGCTCAGCCTGGCCGCCGCCCGCGACCCGGAGGCGCTGCACCCGGGTGTCGTCCCCCTCGTCTCCCCCGGACTTCCCCTGTGGCCCGCCGCGGCGGTCCTCCTCGCCCTGGTCCCCGCCTTCGCCGTACCCGAGAAGCACAAGGAGCCGTCGTGA
- a CDS encoding SCO2322 family protein, which produces MSAVRRAASVLPAAFLLLAAAAPAHATGYRYWSFWERTAGGSGGWVYATQGPSTARPDDGAVEGFRFAVSEDSADASRPRGAADFGTICAGTPARSGTKRVAVVLDFGTPADAPSGETPPARRTACARIPAGATAADALAAVAPPLRYDTNALLCAIAGFPKKGCGEQVSGSAGEKATAGEKKSGSDGGPSLGLPVGAGVVAVLAGAAVWQYRRRRDDSA; this is translated from the coding sequence GTGAGTGCCGTCCGCCGCGCCGCGAGCGTCCTGCCGGCCGCGTTCCTGCTCCTGGCCGCCGCGGCCCCGGCGCACGCCACCGGGTACCGCTACTGGTCCTTCTGGGAGCGGACGGCGGGCGGTTCGGGCGGTTGGGTGTACGCCACGCAGGGTCCGTCGACCGCCCGTCCCGACGACGGCGCGGTGGAGGGCTTCCGCTTCGCGGTGAGCGAGGACTCGGCGGACGCGAGCCGGCCGCGCGGGGCGGCGGACTTCGGCACCATCTGTGCGGGGACGCCCGCCAGGTCCGGCACGAAGCGGGTGGCCGTCGTCCTCGACTTCGGCACCCCGGCCGACGCACCGTCCGGCGAGACGCCGCCGGCCCGCCGTACGGCCTGCGCGCGGATCCCGGCCGGCGCGACGGCCGCGGACGCCCTCGCGGCCGTAGCCCCGCCGCTGCGGTACGACACCAACGCCCTGCTGTGCGCGATCGCCGGGTTTCCGAAGAAGGGGTGCGGCGAGCAGGTTTCCGGCTCCGCGGGCGAGAAGGCCACCGCCGGGGAGAAGAAGAGCGGTTCGGACGGCGGGCCCTCGCTGGGGTTGCCGGTCGGCGCCGGGGTGGTGGCCGTGCTGGCGGGCGCGGCGGTGTGGCAGTACCGGCGGCGACGCGATGACTCCGCCTGA
- a CDS encoding prenyltransferase/squalene oxidase repeat-containing protein: MNVRRSAAALAAVGVLAAAAPATAAGQSPSPSPKVAVPSGLYGKSDPTYDGVWRQSLTLVAQRTLGYRPAAKAVDWLTGQQCANGAFAAFRADPAKACDAKVVVDTNSTAAAVQALEAVGGHDDAVGKAVTWLKSVQNKDGGWGYSPGGASDTNSTSVVIGALTAAGTDPASAKASGRSPYDFLAAMSLPCGKAGGGALAYQPDKKGKLAANADATAAGVLGALGKGFAAEAGKAPAKDACAGAGHPAPARIADNAGAYLAAAVARTGHLQSTLPGAKDQPDYGNTADTVVALAADGRTEPAKKTYAWLEKNAGPWAAQSGPAAYAQLILAAHAVGAQPGDFGGTSLVRSLYALGPAPAMDGATHATKKPGRSDGGSSFGVWWFVGVCLVAGIGVGFLLSGRKKQQP; encoded by the coding sequence ATGAACGTCCGCCGCAGTGCCGCGGCTCTCGCCGCCGTAGGCGTGCTGGCCGCCGCCGCGCCCGCCACGGCCGCCGGCCAGTCCCCGTCGCCGTCTCCCAAGGTCGCCGTGCCGTCCGGTCTGTACGGAAAGTCCGACCCGACCTACGACGGCGTCTGGCGGCAGTCGCTGACGCTCGTCGCCCAGCGCACCCTCGGCTACCGGCCCGCCGCCAAGGCGGTCGACTGGCTCACCGGGCAGCAGTGCGCGAACGGCGCCTTCGCCGCGTTCCGCGCCGACCCGGCCAAGGCCTGCGACGCCAAGGTCGTGGTGGACACCAACAGCACGGCCGCCGCGGTCCAGGCCCTCGAGGCCGTCGGCGGGCACGACGACGCCGTCGGCAAGGCGGTCACCTGGCTGAAGTCCGTGCAGAACAAGGACGGCGGCTGGGGGTACTCGCCGGGCGGCGCCAGTGACACCAACTCCACCTCCGTCGTCATCGGCGCGCTCACGGCGGCGGGCACGGACCCGGCGTCCGCGAAGGCGTCGGGCAGGTCCCCGTACGACTTCCTCGCCGCCATGTCCCTTCCCTGCGGCAAGGCCGGCGGCGGCGCCCTCGCCTACCAGCCGGACAAGAAGGGCAAGCTCGCCGCCAACGCGGACGCCACGGCGGCCGGGGTGCTCGGCGCGCTCGGCAAGGGGTTCGCGGCCGAGGCCGGCAAGGCGCCCGCGAAGGACGCGTGCGCCGGGGCCGGCCACCCCGCCCCCGCACGGATCGCCGACAACGCGGGCGCGTATCTCGCGGCGGCCGTCGCCAGGACCGGTCACCTGCAGTCCACGCTCCCCGGCGCCAAGGACCAGCCGGACTACGGCAACACGGCGGACACCGTCGTGGCGCTCGCCGCGGACGGCCGCACCGAGCCGGCGAAGAAGACCTACGCCTGGCTGGAGAAGAACGCCGGGCCCTGGGCGGCGCAGAGCGGCCCCGCGGCGTACGCGCAGCTGATCCTCGCCGCGCACGCCGTCGGCGCGCAGCCCGGCGACTTCGGCGGCACCAGCCTGGTCCGGTCCCTCTACGCCCTGGGCCCGGCGCCGGCCATGGACGGCGCCACGCACGCCACCAAGAAGCCGGGCAGGTCCGACGGCGGTTCGAGCTTCGGCGTGTGGTGGTTCGTCGGCGTCTGCCTCGTCGCCGGCATCGGCGTCGGCTTCCTGCTCAGCGGCCGGAAGAAGCAGCAGCCGTGA